A region from the Arvicola amphibius chromosome 12, mArvAmp1.2, whole genome shotgun sequence genome encodes:
- the Idh2 gene encoding isocitrate dehydrogenase [NADP], mitochondrial, producing MASYLRTVHSLCRAPGSARAWAPAALTVPNWPEQPRRHYADKRIKVEKPVVEMDGDEMTRIIWQFIKEKLILPHVDVQLKYFDLGLPNRDQTNDQVTIDSALATQKYSVAVKCATITPDEARVEEFKLKKMWKSPNGTIRNILGGTVFREPIICKNIPRLVPGWTKPITIGRHAHGDQYKATDFVVDRAGTFKMVFTPKDGSAPKEWEVYNFPAGGVGMGMYNTDESISGFAHSCFQYALQKKWPLYLSTKNTILKAYDGRFKDIFQEIFDKHYKTDFDKNKIWYEHRLIDDMVAQVLKSSGGFVWACKNYDGDVQSDILAQGFGSLGLMTSVLVCPDGKTIEAEAAHGTVTRHYREHQKGRPTSTNPIASIFAWTRGLEHRGKLDGNQDLIRFAQTLEKVCVETVESGAMTKDLAGCIHGLSNVKLNEHFLNTTDFLDTIKGNLDRALGKQ from the exons ATGGCCAGCTACCTGCGAACCGTGCACTCGCTCTGCAGAGCCCCAGGCTCGGCGCGGGCCTGGGCACCGGCCGCCCTGACTGTCCCCAACTGGCCGGAGCAGCCACGGCGCCACT ATGCTGACAAGAGGATCAAGGTGGAGAAGCCCGTGGTGGAGATGGACGGCGACGAGATGACCCGCATCATCTGGCAGTTTATCAAGGAGAAG CTTATCCTGCCTCATGTGGATGTCCAGCTCAAGTACTTTGACCTTGGGCTGCCAAACCGTGACCAGACCAATGACCAGGTCACCATTGACTCTGCGCTGGCCACCCAGAAGTACAGTGTGGCTGTCAAGTGTGCCACAATCACCCCCGACGAGGCTCGTGTGGAAG AGTTCAagctgaagaaaatgtggaaaagcCCTAATGGAACCATCCGGAACATCCTTGGGGGAACCGTCTTCAGAGAGCCGATCATCTGCAAAAACATCCCTCGCCTCGTCCCTGGCtggaccaagcccatcaccatcgGCAGGCATGCCCATGGTGACCAG TACAAGGCCACAGACTTTGTGGTAGATCGAGCTGGCACATTCAAGATGGTCTTCACCCCAAAGGACGGCAGTGCGCCCAAAGAGTGGGAGGTGTACAACTTCCCCGCCGGCGGCGTGGGCATGGGCATGTACAACACCGATGAG TCCATTTCGGGCTTTGCGCACAGCTGCTTCCAGTACGCTCTCCAGAAGAAGTGGCCGCTCTACTTGAGCACCAAGAACACCATCCTGAAGGCCTATGACGGGCGTTTCAAGGACATCTTCCAGGAGATCTTTGACAA GCACTATAAGACTGACTTTGACAAGAATAAGATATGGTACGAGCATCGGCTCATCGACGACATGGTGGCCCAGGTGCTCAAGTCTTCAGGTGGCTTTGTGTGGGCCTGCAAGAATTATGATGGAGATGTACAGTCTGACATCTTGGCTCAAG GCTTTGGCTCCCTCGGCCTGATGACATCTGTGCTCGTCTGCCCTGATGGGAAGACAATCGAGGCTGAGGCTGCTCATGGGACAGTCACTCGCCATTACCGAGAGCACCAGAAG GGCCGACCCACCAGCACCAACCCTATCGCCAGCATCTTTGCCTGGACAAGGGGCCTAGAGCATCGAGGGAAGCTGGATGGGAACCAGGATCTCATCAG GTTCGCGCAGACgctggagaaggtgtgtgtgGAGACTGTGGAAAGTGGAGCCATGACTAAGGACCTGGCTGGCTGCATCCATGGCCTCAGCAA TGTGAAGCTGAATGAACATTTCCTGAACACCACGGACTTCCTGGACACCATTAAGGGCAACCTGGACCGAGCTCTGGGCAAGCAGTAG